In a genomic window of Comamonadaceae bacterium OTU4NAUVB1:
- a CDS encoding isovaleryl-CoA dehydrogenase, with translation MPASELPGLDFDLGETVDALREAIADFAAREIAPRAAAVDADNLFPHDLWKKLGDLGLHGMTVKEEYGGTELGYLAHIVAMEEVSRASASVGLSYGAHSNLCVNQIHRNGSAAQKARYLPGLVSGEHVGALAMSEPGAGSDVVSMKLRAEKRGDRYVLNGGKMWITNGGDADTLVIYAKTEPEMGARGMTAFIVEKGFKGFSAGTKLDKLGMRGSNTYPLFFDDCEVPEENVLGGEGQGARVLMSGLDYERAVLSGGPLGIMAACMDAVIPFVHERKQFGQSIGEFQLMQGKLADMYSTWQATRAYVYAVGKACDRNDHARAFRKDAAGAILYSAEKATWMAGEAIQALGGVGYTKDFPVERLWRDAKLYEIGAGTSEIRRMLIGRELFAETA, from the coding sequence ATGCCCGCATCCGAACTGCCCGGACTGGATTTCGACCTCGGCGAGACCGTCGACGCCCTGCGCGAGGCCATCGCCGACTTCGCCGCCCGGGAGATCGCGCCGCGCGCGGCCGCGGTGGACGCCGACAACCTGTTCCCGCACGACCTGTGGAAGAAGCTGGGCGACCTCGGCCTGCACGGCATGACCGTGAAGGAGGAGTACGGCGGCACGGAGTTGGGCTACCTGGCCCACATCGTGGCCATGGAGGAGGTCTCGCGCGCGTCGGCCTCCGTGGGCCTGTCCTACGGCGCGCACTCCAACCTGTGCGTCAACCAGATCCACCGCAACGGCAGCGCCGCGCAGAAGGCGAGGTACCTGCCGGGCCTGGTGAGCGGCGAGCACGTCGGCGCGCTGGCCATGAGCGAGCCCGGCGCCGGCTCCGACGTCGTCAGCATGAAGCTGCGCGCCGAGAAGCGCGGCGACCGCTACGTGCTCAACGGCGGCAAGATGTGGATCACCAACGGCGGCGACGCCGACACCCTGGTCATCTACGCGAAGACCGAGCCCGAGATGGGCGCGCGCGGCATGACGGCCTTCATCGTGGAGAAGGGCTTCAAGGGCTTCTCCGCCGGCACCAAGCTCGACAAGCTGGGCATGCGCGGCTCCAACACCTACCCGCTGTTCTTCGACGACTGCGAGGTGCCCGAGGAGAACGTGCTGGGCGGCGAGGGACAGGGCGCCCGGGTGCTGATGAGCGGGCTCGACTACGAGCGCGCCGTGCTCTCGGGCGGCCCGCTGGGCATCATGGCCGCCTGCATGGACGCGGTGATCCCGTTCGTCCACGAGCGCAAGCAGTTCGGCCAGAGCATCGGCGAGTTCCAGCTCATGCAGGGCAAGCTCGCCGACATGTACTCGACCTGGCAGGCCACGCGCGCCTACGTCTACGCGGTGGGCAAGGCCTGCGACCGCAACGACCACGCGCGCGCCTTCCGCAAGGACGCCGCCGGCGCCATCCTGTATTCGGCCGAGAAGGCGACCTGGATGGCCGGCGAGGCGATCCAGGCGCTGGGCGGCGTGGGCTACACCAAGGACTTTCCGGTGGAGCGCCTGTGGCGCGACGCCAAGCTCTACGAGATCGGCGCCGGCACCAGCGAGATCCGCCGCATGCTGATCGGCCGCGAACTGTTCGCCGAGACGGCCTGA
- a CDS encoding TerC family protein, whose protein sequence is MDSLQALFSDPTAWAALLALVIMEVVLGIDNLIFISILSNKLPEHQRKNARRIGIGLALVMRLALLSMIAWIVGLTAPVFDLGWSGPPDAAGRPGFETQFSWRDLILITGGLFLIWKATKEIHHAVDPAPTPGVFDTTAPKATVALSSVLVQIVLLDMVFSVDSILTAVGMTDNLAVMVIAVITAVTVMLLAAEPLANFINRNPTVVMLALGFLLMIGAVLIADGFGVHVPKGYIYAAMAFSTLVEALNMFSRRAQQRKTASQSSGPA, encoded by the coding sequence ATGGACAGCCTCCAAGCCCTGTTTTCCGACCCCACCGCGTGGGCCGCCCTGCTGGCGCTGGTGATCATGGAGGTCGTGCTGGGCATCGACAACCTGATCTTCATCTCCATCCTGTCGAACAAGCTGCCCGAGCACCAGCGCAAGAACGCGCGGCGCATCGGCATCGGCCTGGCGCTGGTGATGCGCCTGGCGCTGCTGTCGATGATCGCGTGGATCGTCGGGCTGACCGCGCCGGTGTTCGACCTCGGCTGGAGCGGCCCGCCCGACGCCGCCGGCCGGCCGGGCTTCGAGACGCAGTTCTCCTGGCGCGACCTGATCCTGATCACGGGCGGCCTGTTCCTGATCTGGAAGGCGACCAAGGAGATCCACCACGCCGTCGACCCCGCGCCCACGCCCGGCGTCTTCGACACCACCGCCCCCAAGGCCACCGTGGCGCTGTCCTCGGTGCTGGTGCAGATCGTGCTGCTGGACATGGTGTTCTCGGTCGACTCGATCCTCACCGCCGTGGGCATGACCGACAACCTCGCCGTGATGGTGATCGCCGTCATCACCGCCGTCACGGTGATGCTGCTGGCCGCCGAGCCGCTGGCCAACTTCATCAACCGCAATCCGACGGTGGTGATGCTGGCGCTGGGCTTCCTGCTGATGATCGGCGCGGTGCTGATCGCCGACGGCTTCGGCGTGCACGTGCCCAAGGGCTACATCTACGCGGCGATGGCGTTCTCCACGCTGGTCGAGGCGCTCAACATGTTCTCCCGCCGCGCGCAGCAGCGCAAGACGGCGTCGCAGTCCTCCGGACCGGCGTGA
- a CDS encoding AraC family transcriptional regulator, translated as MAFVRAVVAAYAHRGRDPAGALQAARIAPGEVDLPDGRVTAAQFEALNAHAMQELDDEALGWFSRRLPWGTYGMLCRASLGAPDLGVALKRWCRHHRLLTEDIVLELRVEDGMARVRIEERRALDGALREFCLVSSLRFLLGYACWAVDSQIALREADFPFAAPPHRDAYGLMFGPGARFDSPRGTGIGFDERYLALPMRRDERALRAMLRHALPLTVLQYRRDRLLGRRVRELLQAHGTDAVTAQTVAGWLAISPRTLHRQLREEGASLQALKDEVRRTRACDLLRRTARSVRQVAQAVGFRSEKSFARAFRQWTGETPGEFRRGKS; from the coding sequence ATGGCGTTCGTGCGCGCCGTCGTCGCGGCCTACGCGCACCGGGGCCGCGACCCGGCCGGCGCCCTGCAGGCCGCGCGCATCGCGCCGGGCGAGGTCGACCTGCCGGACGGGCGCGTGACGGCGGCGCAGTTCGAGGCGCTCAACGCCCATGCGATGCAGGAACTCGACGACGAGGCGCTCGGCTGGTTCTCGCGCCGCCTGCCCTGGGGCACCTACGGCATGCTGTGCCGGGCCTCGCTGGGCGCCCCGGACCTGGGCGTCGCGCTCAAGCGGTGGTGCCGCCACCACCGGCTCCTGACCGAGGACATCGTGCTCGAGCTGCGGGTGGAGGACGGCATGGCCCGCGTGCGCATCGAGGAGCGCCGGGCGCTGGACGGCGCCTTGCGCGAGTTCTGCCTGGTGTCGAGCCTGCGCTTCCTGCTGGGCTACGCCTGCTGGGCGGTCGACTCGCAGATCGCCCTGCGCGAGGCGGACTTCCCGTTCGCGGCGCCGCCGCACCGCGACGCCTACGGATTGATGTTCGGCCCCGGCGCGCGCTTCGACTCGCCCCGGGGCACCGGCATCGGCTTCGACGAGCGCTACCTCGCGCTGCCCATGCGGCGCGACGAACGCGCCCTGCGGGCGATGCTGCGCCACGCCCTGCCGCTGACGGTGCTGCAGTACCGGCGCGACCGGCTGCTCGGGCGGCGCGTGCGCGAACTGCTTCAGGCCCACGGCACCGACGCCGTGACCGCGCAGACCGTCGCCGGCTGGCTCGCGATCTCGCCGCGCACCCTGCACCGCCAGTTGCGCGAGGAAGGCGCCTCGCTGCAGGCGCTCAAGGACGAGGTGCGCCGGACCCGGGCCTGCGACCTGCTGCGGCGCACCGCGCGGTCCGTGCGGCAGGTGGCGCAGGCGGTGGGCTTCCGGAGCGAGAAGAGCTTCGCCCGGGCCTTCCGCCAATGGACGGGTGAGACGCCGGGAGAGTTCAGGCGCGGCAAATCCTGA
- a CDS encoding EAL domain-containing protein has protein sequence MSPDARNDDPTDEPAPSVLLGRQPIVDRSGALVAYELLFRAGFANTATISDDGKATDQVILNALAQFGVAASLGAHRGFINIGRASLRSDTLYLLEPGRFTLEILENVAIDAEVAAGCCRLRQAGFQIALDDVVSIERIPASVLALVDVVKIDLRSVIAAELPLIVRAAHAAGCRVLAEKVETREEFRRILDQGADLFQGYFFARPEVLRQSQVSASQLALLQLSNVLAGDPSLTELQREVKRNPVLLAQLMKFANSAFASARPDLTVGEAIARIGTRQLARLAQLLLFASDGRERLEDDPLLQLVSTRARFMELMACAIRPGDDAFADAAFQTGVFSLMHVVVQQTSEQLLEQVRPGARIQAAILRLDGELGDLLRVAQLMEDFEPVETAVPMRRHGLDPDRLNALFARAALEILGSA, from the coding sequence ATGAGCCCAGACGCACGCAACGACGACCCGACGGACGAACCCGCCCCCAGCGTGCTGCTCGGGCGACAGCCGATCGTGGACCGCTCGGGCGCCCTCGTCGCCTACGAGCTGCTGTTCCGGGCCGGTTTCGCCAACACCGCCACGATCTCGGACGACGGCAAGGCGACCGACCAGGTGATCCTCAACGCGCTCGCGCAGTTCGGCGTGGCCGCCAGCCTGGGCGCGCACCGGGGCTTCATCAACATCGGGCGCGCCTCGCTGCGCTCGGACACCCTCTACCTGCTCGAACCCGGCCGCTTCACGCTGGAGATCCTGGAGAACGTGGCCATCGACGCCGAAGTGGCGGCGGGCTGCTGCCGGCTGCGCCAGGCCGGCTTCCAGATCGCGCTGGACGACGTGGTCTCGATCGAGCGCATCCCGGCGTCGGTGCTGGCGCTGGTGGACGTGGTCAAGATCGACCTGCGCAGCGTCATCGCCGCCGAGCTGCCGCTGATCGTCCGCGCGGCCCACGCCGCCGGCTGCCGGGTGCTGGCCGAGAAGGTTGAGACGCGGGAGGAATTCCGCCGCATCCTGGACCAGGGCGCCGACCTGTTCCAGGGCTACTTCTTCGCCCGCCCGGAGGTCCTGCGCCAGAGCCAGGTCAGCGCCTCGCAGCTGGCCCTGCTCCAGCTGAGCAACGTGCTGGCCGGCGATCCGAGCCTGACGGAGCTGCAGCGGGAGGTCAAGCGCAACCCGGTGCTGCTGGCCCAGCTGATGAAGTTCGCGAACTCGGCCTTCGCCTCGGCACGGCCCGACCTCACGGTGGGCGAGGCGATCGCGCGCATCGGCACCCGGCAGCTGGCGCGGCTCGCGCAGCTGCTGCTGTTCGCCAGCGACGGCCGCGAGCGCCTGGAGGACGACCCGCTGCTGCAGCTGGTCAGCACGCGCGCGCGCTTCATGGAACTGATGGCCTGCGCGATCCGCCCGGGCGACGACGCCTTCGCCGACGCCGCCTTCCAGACCGGCGTCTTCTCGCTGATGCACGTGGTGGTGCAGCAGACCAGCGAGCAGCTGCTCGAGCAGGTCCGCCCGGGCGCGCGCATCCAGGCGGCCATCCTGCGGCTGGACGGCGAACTGGGCGACCTGCTGCGCGTCGCCCAGCTCATGGAGGATTTCGAGCCCGTGGAGACGGCCGTGCCGATGCGCCGCCACGGTCTCGACCCGGACCGCCTGAACGCGCTGTTCGCGCGCGCGGCGCTCGAGATCCTGGGCAGCGCCTGA
- a CDS encoding phosphonate transporter — protein sequence MTETPAPAFDTPRLVERLDALPETALDDLDFGVIGFDAANVVRRYNAYESRAAGLSSARVLGHDLFTAVAPCMNNYLVAQRFEDAAAEGSELDATIDYVLTLRMRPVKVRLRLLAAPAADHRYVLVQRSL from the coding sequence ATGACCGAGACCCCGGCACCGGCCTTCGACACGCCCCGCCTCGTCGAGCGGCTCGACGCCCTGCCCGAGACCGCGCTCGACGACCTCGACTTCGGCGTCATCGGCTTCGACGCCGCCAACGTCGTGCGCCGCTACAACGCCTACGAATCCAGGGCCGCCGGCCTGTCGTCCGCGCGCGTGCTCGGCCACGACCTGTTCACGGCCGTCGCGCCCTGCATGAACAACTACCTCGTGGCCCAGCGCTTCGAGGACGCGGCGGCCGAGGGCAGCGAACTCGACGCCACCATCGACTACGTGCTCACCCTGCGCATGCGCCCGGTGAAGGTGCGCCTGCGGCTGCTGGCCGCGCCGGCGGCCGACCACCGCTACGTGCTCGTCCAGCGCTCGCTGTGA
- a CDS encoding sensor domain-containing diguanylate cyclase — MSATVMTQAELDDYEALLQFLYIAPIGLAQIRADGEIVMVNPLCAQLLMPLSRDGDLSNLFVALESVAPDLHHRTGGFGAPSGMVCDAMHLHVDAGRGGRPDTQVLSLSLLKLDEERFMAVLGDVTRTVRQERELRQSQAWIHTLVTGLVDYALVSLDEHGRCQDWNPGIERVTGFGQADVLGANYAIFHPASDIQPEARAADRLREADHAGWSLDEGWRQRADGTRYWGSCLVVPVHEPGHPPAGPRGYNLILRDISDRREATDAMRRSLWCDHLTGVSNRRVLFETADAEIQRWHRVPRPLSVVMIDADHFKRINDHHGHAAGDAVLRHLATAMVASFGLNDTVARLGGEEFVALLPGTTGEAAVAAAERLCRAIEAQPVRVGEHVIHYTVSAGVAIMEADLANVDGLLQRADTAMYAAKARGRNRVARWEPGLSEARRPGARPGGA; from the coding sequence GTGAGCGCCACCGTGATGACGCAGGCCGAGCTGGACGACTACGAGGCGCTGCTGCAGTTCCTCTACATCGCGCCCATCGGGCTGGCCCAGATCCGCGCCGACGGCGAGATCGTGATGGTCAATCCGCTGTGCGCCCAGTTGCTGATGCCGCTGTCGCGCGACGGCGACCTCTCCAACCTGTTCGTCGCGCTGGAATCGGTGGCGCCCGACCTGCACCACCGCACCGGCGGCTTCGGCGCGCCCAGCGGCATGGTGTGCGACGCCATGCACCTGCACGTGGACGCCGGGCGCGGCGGCCGCCCGGACACGCAGGTGCTGTCGCTGAGCCTGCTCAAGCTCGACGAGGAGCGCTTCATGGCCGTGCTCGGGGACGTGACCCGGACGGTGCGCCAGGAGCGCGAGCTGCGCCAGAGCCAGGCCTGGATCCACACCCTGGTCACGGGGCTGGTCGACTACGCCCTGGTGTCGCTCGACGAGCACGGCCGCTGCCAGGACTGGAACCCCGGCATCGAGCGCGTGACCGGCTTCGGGCAGGCCGACGTGCTGGGCGCCAACTACGCGATCTTCCACCCCGCCTCCGACATCCAGCCCGAGGCGCGCGCGGCCGACCGCCTGCGCGAGGCCGACCACGCCGGCTGGAGCCTGGACGAAGGCTGGCGCCAGCGCGCCGACGGGACGCGCTACTGGGGCAGCTGCCTGGTCGTGCCGGTGCACGAGCCCGGCCACCCGCCGGCCGGACCGCGCGGCTACAACCTGATCCTGCGCGACATCTCCGATCGCCGCGAGGCCACCGACGCGATGCGCCGCTCGCTCTGGTGCGACCACCTCACCGGGGTGTCGAACCGGCGCGTGCTGTTCGAGACCGCCGACGCCGAAATCCAGCGCTGGCACCGCGTGCCGCGCCCGCTGTCGGTGGTGATGATCGACGCCGACCACTTCAAGCGCATCAACGACCACCACGGCCACGCCGCCGGCGACGCCGTGCTGCGCCACCTGGCCACCGCCATGGTCGCCAGCTTCGGCCTGAACGACACCGTCGCCCGCCTGGGCGGCGAGGAATTCGTCGCCCTGCTGCCGGGCACCACCGGCGAGGCCGCCGTCGCCGCGGCCGAACGCCTGTGCCGGGCGATCGAGGCCCAGCCCGTGCGGGTGGGCGAGCACGTGATCCACTACACCGTCAGCGCCGGCGTCGCCATCATGGAAGCGGACCTGGCCAACGTCGACGGGCTGCTGCAGCGCGCCGACACGGCCATGTACGCCGCCAAGGCGCGCGGGCGCAACCGCGTCGCGCGGTGGGAACCCGGGCTGAGCGAGGCGAGGCGTCCCGGCGCGCGTCCCGGTGGCGCCTGA
- a CDS encoding EAL domain-containing protein, which translates to MSEGTSTAYEALVQFLYRAPIGLVQTSLAGDIAMINPMAAQLLMPLAVDGALFNLFDVLAPVAPQLRDLTRRPDEDGGMICDALHLAMPPAARGGAAPRTLALQLLRLDDATLMAALSDATAAVQHEQQRLSARVHAATRIDGLTTLPNRLALLEAIDGALERRAHDPGARWAVLLVNADRFERINVTRGPAAGDAVLQGMAGRLRAIAAGMAGALAARFGSDEFALLVRLDELGGSVADDDLAACEALARRLVEALGVPHVVGRVAPDGDDGAEAGVHASASVGVVRIGASHGHAMAVMQDAGLALREAKRLGGARHGVFTAELRARARQRGSLEADLRRALDDSQLFVVYQPIVSLADDTVAGMEALVRWRHPQLGIVPPDRFIGIAEETGLIVVLGEWVLRQACDRLAAWQRGLGPLAPRSMSVNLSRAQVLEPSIVGTVARALAASRLDAGALQLEVTESLAAQDAIVQQRLGDLKALGLTLALDDFGTGYSSLASLHLLPVDVVKIDRSFVSQSVTSAHHRVLIEAVVKVARSLGMTTVAEGVETAEQAGLLATLDCDKSQGYFYARPLPAEEATAWLRARADRTMRRAA; encoded by the coding sequence ATGTCCGAAGGAACCTCCACCGCGTACGAGGCCCTGGTCCAGTTCCTCTACCGCGCCCCGATCGGTCTGGTGCAGACCTCGCTCGCGGGCGACATCGCCATGATCAACCCGATGGCGGCGCAGCTGCTGATGCCGCTGGCCGTGGACGGCGCGCTGTTCAATCTGTTCGACGTGCTGGCGCCGGTCGCGCCGCAGCTGCGGGACCTGACGCGGCGCCCCGACGAGGACGGCGGCATGATCTGCGACGCGCTGCACCTGGCGATGCCTCCCGCCGCGCGCGGCGGCGCCGCGCCCCGCACGCTGGCGCTGCAGCTGCTGCGGCTGGACGACGCGACCCTCATGGCCGCCCTGAGCGACGCCACCGCCGCCGTGCAGCACGAGCAGCAGCGCCTGAGCGCCCGCGTGCACGCGGCCACCCGCATCGACGGCCTGACCACCCTGCCCAACCGCCTGGCGCTGCTCGAGGCCATCGACGGCGCGCTGGAACGCCGGGCACACGACCCCGGCGCGCGCTGGGCCGTGCTGCTGGTCAACGCCGACCGCTTCGAGCGCATCAACGTCACGCGCGGCCCGGCCGCCGGCGACGCCGTGCTGCAGGGCATGGCCGGTCGCCTCCGGGCGATCGCCGCCGGCATGGCGGGTGCCCTGGCGGCGCGCTTCGGCAGCGACGAATTCGCCCTGCTGGTGCGCCTGGACGAGCTTGGCGGGTCCGTCGCGGACGACGACCTCGCCGCCTGCGAGGCGCTGGCCCGCCGGCTGGTCGAGGCCCTGGGCGTGCCCCACGTCGTCGGGCGGGTCGCCCCGGACGGCGACGACGGCGCCGAGGCCGGCGTGCACGCCAGCGCGAGCGTCGGCGTGGTGCGCATCGGTGCCTCGCACGGCCATGCCATGGCCGTGATGCAGGACGCCGGCCTCGCGCTGCGCGAGGCCAAGCGCCTGGGCGGCGCGCGTCACGGCGTGTTCACCGCCGAGTTGCGCGCCCGGGCCCGCCAGCGCGGCAGCCTGGAGGCCGACCTGCGCCGCGCCCTGGACGACTCCCAGCTGTTCGTCGTCTACCAGCCGATCGTCTCGCTGGCCGACGACACGGTCGCGGGCATGGAGGCGCTGGTGCGCTGGCGCCATCCGCAACTCGGCATCGTGCCTCCGGACCGGTTCATCGGCATCGCCGAGGAGACCGGGCTGATCGTGGTGCTGGGCGAATGGGTGCTGCGCCAGGCCTGCGACCGGCTCGCCGCCTGGCAGCGCGGCCTGGGGCCGCTGGCGCCGCGCTCGATGTCGGTCAACCTCTCGCGCGCCCAGGTCCTGGAACCCTCGATCGTCGGCACCGTGGCGCGCGCGCTGGCCGCGAGCCGGCTGGACGCGGGCGCGCTGCAGCTGGAGGTCACCGAGAGCCTGGCGGCGCAGGACGCCATCGTCCAGCAGCGCCTGGGCGACCTCAAGGCGCTGGGCCTGACCCTGGCGCTCGACGACTTCGGCACCGGCTACTCGTCGCTCGCGAGCCTGCACCTGCTGCCGGTGGACGTGGTGAAGATCGACCGCTCCTTCGTGAGCCAGTCGGTCACCAGCGCGCACCACCGGGTGCTGATCGAGGCGGTCGTGAAGGTCGCGCGCAGCCTGGGCATGACCACCGTGGCAGAGGGCGTGGAGACCGCCGAGCAGGCCGGGCTGCTCGCCACGCTCGACTGCGACAAGTCCCAGGGCTATTTCTACGCCCGGCCGCTGCCGGCGGAAGAGGCCACGGCGTGGCTGCGGGCGCGGGCGGACCGGACGATGCGCCGGGCGGCCTGA
- a CDS encoding PaaI family thioesterase codes for MPTIHDRVRASFDAQGLMRTLGATLARVDDGEVHIALPYARALSQQHGYLHAGATTAIVDNACGYAALTQAPAGFEVVTAEFKINLLCPAVGARFLAIGRVVNAGRLLTVCTGEVRAFAGAGDDDPRLVALMQATIVRVPV; via the coding sequence ATGCCGACGATCCACGACCGGGTCCGGGCCAGCTTCGACGCCCAGGGCCTGATGCGGACCCTGGGCGCCACGCTCGCGCGCGTCGACGACGGCGAGGTGCACATCGCGCTGCCGTACGCGCGGGCGCTGTCCCAGCAGCACGGCTACCTGCACGCCGGCGCGACCACGGCCATCGTCGACAACGCCTGCGGCTACGCGGCGCTCACCCAGGCGCCGGCGGGCTTCGAGGTCGTCACGGCGGAGTTCAAGATCAACCTGCTGTGCCCGGCCGTCGGCGCGCGCTTCCTGGCCATCGGCCGCGTCGTGAACGCCGGCCGGCTGCTGACGGTGTGCACCGGGGAAGTGCGCGCCTTCGCGGGCGCGGGCGACGACGACCCCCGGCTGGTCGCGCTGATGCAGGCGACGATCGTGCGGGTGCCGGTGTGA